A genomic window from Prunus persica cultivar Lovell chromosome G2, Prunus_persica_NCBIv2, whole genome shotgun sequence includes:
- the LOC18786901 gene encoding uncharacterized protein LOC18786901: MNDTVLAVNLFDHFHYYKPRTSTIKTQWRPSATKSMATLSPRFLFSKGVVSQPANTPPVTSFLETHPGAYTTSRTHKDASFVLFWERHLKRLVDSVAILYNSNPQLLFGPNKTTSLSLPSLSSDSPLLQSEVRELVNRSMKRVLPIALNERSEGEELSITALVSGNLEKLSENESEGLDHERFGNGVFDVSIYIGTYVPTVFGIEGNGAHLAVVGRGRDDASAKYSDWVRIRKSLERLRPPNGTELLLSNDGDRILEGTVSNFFVVCRKDNDEAKGQSVHCFEVQTAPIIDHVLPGIIRQLVIEVCLSKGIPFREVAPSWSESEFWAEAFITSSLRLLQHAETISFPSSWESLNSKSWGEISWKDKHFEEGPGMVTTIIQKEVMEKAASEGYFLS; encoded by the exons ATGAACGACACTGTACTGGCAGTCAACCTCTTCGATCactttcactactacaaacCCAGAACCTCAACGATTAAAACTCAATGGCGACCATCAGCAACTAAATCAATGGCGACTTTAAGCCCCAGGTTCTTGTTCAGCAAGGGCGTCGTTTCACAGCCCGCCAACACTCCACCGGTTACAAGCTTCCTCGAAACGCATCCAG GAGCGTACACGACGTCTCGCACTCACAAAGACGCGTCGTTCGTGCTGTTCTGGGAACGACACTTGAAGAGACTGGTGGACTCAGTAGCAATTCTATACAATTCGAATCCTCAGCTTCTGTTCGGACcgaacaaaacgacgtcgctTTCGTTGCCGTCGCTCTCCTCCGACTCCCCTTTGCTCCAGTCAGAGGTTCGCGAGCTCGTGAATCGTTCGATGAAACGAGTGTTGCCGATTGCTTTGAATGAGAGGAGTGAGGGAGAGGAACTGTCAATTACAGCTCTGGTCAGTGGCAATTTGGAGAAattgagtgagaatgagagtgaggGCTTGGACCATGAAAGATTTGGCAATGGGGTTTTTGATGTGAGTATTTACATTGGGACTTATGTGCCAACTGTGTTTGGTATCGAAGGAAACGGTGCCCATTTGGCTGTGGTGGGTCGTGGGAGAGACGATGCCTCTGCTAAGTATTCGGATTGGGTGAG GATTAGGAAATCTTTGGAGAGGTTGAGGCCGCCCAATGGGACCGAGCTCTTGTTGTCTAATGACGGTGACCGGATTCTTGAGGGGACGGTCTCAAACTTCTTTGTCGTCTGCCGGAAG GATAACGATGAAGCTAAGGGGCAAAGTGTGCACTGTTTTGAAGTACAGACAGCTCCTATTATTGATCATGTCCTTCCAGGAATTATACGCCAATTGGTCATTGA AGTATGCTTGAGCAAGGGAATCCCCTTTCGAGAAGTTGCACCATCGTGGTCAGAGAGTGAATTTTGGGCAGAGGCGTTCATTACAA GTAGCTTGAGACTTCTGCAGCACGCAGAGACAATTAGTTTTCCAAGTTCATGGGAATCACTAAATTCTAAATCTTGGGGGGAGATCTCATGGAAAGACAAACATTTTGAG GAGGGTCCTGGGATGGTCACTACAATAATCCAG AAAGAGGTCATGGAGAAAGCAGCTTCAGAAGGGTACTTTCTCAGTTAG
- the LOC18784794 gene encoding nuclear transcription factor Y subunit B-1 isoform X2: MAEAPTSPAGGSHESGGEQSPQGGGGGGSGVREQDRYLPIANISRIMKKALPQNGKIAKDAKDTVQECVSEFISFVTSEASDKCQKEKRKTINGDDLLWAMATLGFEDYIEPLRIYLARYRELEGDAKGSARGGDGSAKGNAIGAMPGPSSQFVHQGSLNYVNPQEEYYVPLNNMGNGN; encoded by the exons ATGGCGGAGGCACCGACGAGCCCGGCAGGCGGGAGCCATGAAAGCGGCGGCGAGCAGAGCCCTCAGggaggcggcggcggcggcagCGGCGTGCGTGAGCAGGACAGGTATCTGCCCATCGCCAACATCAGTCGCATCATGAAGAAGGCTTTGCCGCAAAACGGCAAGATCGCCAAGGACGCCAAGGACACCGTCCAGGAATGCGTCTCCGAATTCATCAGCTTCGTCACCAgcga GGCCAGTGACAAGTGCCAAAAGGAGAAGCGTAAGACCATCAACGGTGATGATTTGTTGTGGGCGATGGCCACGTTAGGGTTTGAGGACTATATTGAGCCCCTCCGGATTTACTTGGCTAGGTACAGGGAG TTGGAG GGTGATGCAAAGGGATCTGCTAGGGGTGGAGATGGATCTGCTAAAGGGAATGCTATTGGAGCCATGCCTGGCCCAAGTTCACAG TTTGTTCATCAGGGATCATTGAACTACGTCAATCCTCAA GAGGAATATTATGTGCCTTTGAACAATATGGGAAATGGAAATTGA
- the LOC18784794 gene encoding nuclear transcription factor Y subunit B-1 isoform X1, whose amino-acid sequence MAEAPTSPAGGSHESGGEQSPQGGGGGGSGVREQDRYLPIANISRIMKKALPQNGKIAKDAKDTVQECVSEFISFVTSEASDKCQKEKRKTINGDDLLWAMATLGFEDYIEPLRIYLARYRELEGDAKGSARGGDGSAKGNAIGAMPGPSSQQFVHQGSLNYVNPQEEYYVPLNNMGNGN is encoded by the exons ATGGCGGAGGCACCGACGAGCCCGGCAGGCGGGAGCCATGAAAGCGGCGGCGAGCAGAGCCCTCAGggaggcggcggcggcggcagCGGCGTGCGTGAGCAGGACAGGTATCTGCCCATCGCCAACATCAGTCGCATCATGAAGAAGGCTTTGCCGCAAAACGGCAAGATCGCCAAGGACGCCAAGGACACCGTCCAGGAATGCGTCTCCGAATTCATCAGCTTCGTCACCAgcga GGCCAGTGACAAGTGCCAAAAGGAGAAGCGTAAGACCATCAACGGTGATGATTTGTTGTGGGCGATGGCCACGTTAGGGTTTGAGGACTATATTGAGCCCCTCCGGATTTACTTGGCTAGGTACAGGGAG TTGGAG GGTGATGCAAAGGGATCTGCTAGGGGTGGAGATGGATCTGCTAAAGGGAATGCTATTGGAGCCATGCCTGGCCCAAGTTCACAG CAGTTTGTTCATCAGGGATCATTGAACTACGTCAATCCTCAA GAGGAATATTATGTGCCTTTGAACAATATGGGAAATGGAAATTGA